DNA from Gephyromycinifex aptenodytis:
GTATCCGGCCCCTCGAACTCGATCGCCTCGGCGATGCGCTCGGCTGCCCAGCGGCCGAACTTCTTCTCGTCTTCCCGTAGCTCTTCAGGGGCTCGGTACAGGTTGGTGTTCGGCACCTTGAACGCGCCGGGAACCAGCGGCTCGAACGGGGCGCGAGCGAAGGGGATTCCGGTGATCGCCAACGCGCCCTGGGGCGTGCCGTGGTAGGCGACGGCGCGGCTGATGACCTTGTGCTTGGTCGGTTTTCCGATGAGCTTGTAGTACTGCTTGGCCAGTTTCCACGCCGACTCGACGGCTTCGCCGCCCCCGGTGGTGAAGAAAACCCGGTTGAGGTCGCCGGGGGCGTGCGAGGCCAACCGCTCTGCCAGTTCGATGGCCTGGGGGTGGGCGTAGGACCACAGCGGGAAGTAGGCCAGCTGCTCCATCTGCCGTGCAGCGGCCTCGGCCAGTTCGGCGCGGCCGTGACCTACTTGCACGGTGAACAGGCCGGCAAGCCCGTCCAGATAGCGCCGCCCTGCGTCGTCGTAGATGTAGGCACCTTCACCGCGGACGATCACCGGAGGTTGCGAGGCTGCTGCCCCCGTCCCGTCCCCGGGCTCGTAGGTGGAGTGGCGGGTGAAATGCATCCAGAGGTTGTCTCGCGCAGCCTCGGCATAGGGCGTCCCGGCGCGCGTGCGGCGCTCGCAACCGGTGGGCGGGGTGCTTGTCGTGGTCATCGAGTTCCCCAGTCGTAGTGCTGTTTGTGGAGTTTGAGGTAGACGAAGGTCTCGGTGGCGGCAACGCCGGGAATCATCCGAATCCGCCGGCTGAGGACTTCGAGTAGCTGGTCGTCGTCCTCACAGATCACTTCCGCCAGGACGTCGACGCTGCCGGCTGTGGCCACGACGTACGAGACTTCGGGCATCGAAGCGAGCGCGTTGGCCACCGGTTCGAGTTCACCCATGACCTTGACCGCCACCATCGCCTGGCGCCGAAAACCCACCTGGAGGGGGTCGGTGACCGCCACGATCTGCATGACTTCGGAGTCCAGGAGGCGTTGCACGCGGCCGCGAACGGCGGCCTCGGACAACCCGACCTCGCGCGCGATCGCCGCGTAGGAGACGCGTCCATCCTGTTGCAGCCGCTCGATGATTCTGCGACTGATCGCATCCAGGCCAGAGACGGAAGCACGGTGCTCTTCGGGTGGTTCCTCGCTCTGCATGGCGTGAGGTTGCCACGGAATCAGGGATCAGGCAAGGGTTCAGCAGTGCTTTCAGTGGTTTGGGCGCCTCTGAGGCCAGCAATCCGTTGATCTGTTTCCGTTGACCTATTGAAACCGTCGGATGCTCGCTACAGTGACACCACCCAGGCCCGCTTGGTGTGGGCTGTGTTGCTCTGACCCTGATCGACATCCCGTTCCCGGGTGGATCGAAGGAGTTCTCGATGACCGAAACACCACGAAACCTGCGCAACTTCATCGACGGAGAGTTCGTCGAGGCCGACAGCGACGAGCGCTTCGATGTGGTCAGCCCGGTGACGGGGCAGGTCGTGGCGTCTTCGCCTCGCTCCAGCGCTGCTGACGTCGACCGGGCCTACACCGCCGCCGCCCGCGCCTTCGAGTCCTGGGGGGAGACCACCCCGGGGCAACGGCAGAGCGCGCTGCTGAAGATCGCCGACGCGATCGAAGAGCACGGCGACGAACTGGTTCGCCTGGAGGCCGAGAACACCGGTAAGCCGTACGCCCTGACCGCCTCCGAAGAGGTGCCGGTGATGGCCGACCAGATCCGCTTCTTCGCCGGCGCCGCTCGCATCCTGGAAGGACGCGCCAGCGCCGAGTACATGGAGGGGCACACCTCCTGGATCCGCCGGGAACCCGTCGGCGTCATCGGCCAGGTCACCCCGTGGAACTACCCGATGATGATGGCGGTGTGGAAGTTCGCCCCGGCGCTGGCCGCAGGCAACACGGTGGTGCTCAAGCCGAGCGACACCACCCCCGAGACCACGCTGCGGATGGCGCAGATCGCCGCCGAATTCCTGCCCCCGGGCGTATTCAACGTCGTCACCGGTGACCGCAACACCGGCCGGGCACTAATCGAACACCCCATCCCGCAGATGGTCTCCATCACCGGCTCGGTCCGGGCCGGGATGCAGGTCGCCGAGACGGCCGCACGCGACGTCAAACGGGTGCACCTGGAACTGGGCGGGAAAGCGCCGGTCATCGTGTTCGACGACGCCGACATCGAAGCGGCTATCGAGGGCATCGGCACCGCGGGCTACTTCAACGCCGGGCAGGACTGCACCGCGGCCACCCGGGTGTTGGTCGCCCCCGGCATTCACGACGACTTCGTCGCCGCCCTCAACGAATTCGCAGCCAACGCGGTCGTGGGTCTACCCGAGAACGAGGACGCGCTGCTGGGCCCGGTCAACAACAGCAACCAGCTCTCGCATGTCACCGGCTTCCTGGAGCGGCTACCCGATCACGCCCGACTCAGCGGGGGTGAGCGCCTCACCGAGGGTGGCATGGGTGAAGGTTTCTACCTGCAGCCCACCGTGGTCTCGGGGTTGCGCCAGGACGATGAGGCGGTCCAGGACGAAATCTTCGGCCCGGTCATCACCGTGCAGAAGTTCTCCGACGAGGCAGAGGCCCTGCAGTGGGCCAACGGGGTGCGCTACGGCCTGGCCAGCAGCGTGTGGACCGCCGATGTGAGCCGGGCGTTGCGGATGAGCAAGCGTCTGGACTTCGGCTGCGTGTGGATCAACACCCACATCCCGCTCGTGGCCGAGATGCCGCACGGCGGGTTCAAGCACTCCGGGTACGGCAAGGACCTGTCGATGTACGGGTTCGAGGACTACACCCGAATCAAGCACGTGATGGCTTCGCTGGGCTGATCCGCAGATGAGCAACGGCCTGCACCGCCAGGGTGTAGGCCGTTGCTCATGGCAGGGCGTAACCGCTCAACGCCCAGAGTTCTTCTTCGCGCGCGCCTCGGCGACCTTGTTGCGCCGCTCGACGTTCAGACGCTCCATCGGGTCGTCCTCACCGAGCTGGGCAGGGCCGAGGACCGACATGACGGCCCTACGGATGTTCCACCCCATGCGGTACCCGATGCTGAGCCCCTCGTCTTTGGCCATGTCCCTCTACTCCTCGTTCGGCAACCGTCTGCGGGAACCCGCTGCTTGCGAGGCTACCCGTGCCCGCGGCTGCAAGGGGGAGGGGGAAGGCGACTCCCGGTGACCAACGGTGTGATCTTGTCTTCAGCAGGACACCCACGACTGACAGGATGAAAACATGAATGCACACGCGGAAACGACGTTGCTCGAACAGGTTCCGACCGGTTTGTTTATCGGCGGTCAGTGGCGTCAAGCCGCTGACGGCGCCCTGATCGACGTCGAGGACCCCGCCACCGGCGAGGTTCTGGCCCAGGTGGCCGACGCCAGCGTGGCCGAGTGCGTTGAAGCGCTCGATGCTGCGGCTGCCGCGCAGGCGAGTTGGGCGGCAACCGATCCGCGGGAACGCTCCGAGATCCTGCGCCGCGCCTTCGAGGCGATCACCGCCCGCGCCGACGACTTCGCACTGCTGATGACCTTGGAGATGGGCAAGCCGCTGGCCGAGGCCAAGGGTGAGGTCACCTACGGCGCCGAGTTCTTCCGGTGGTTCGCCGAAGAAGCGGTCCGCATCTCGGGTCAGTACTCCGTGGCGCCCACCGGCGGCACCCGGCTCATCACCACCAAGCACCCGGTCGGGCCGACGCTGATGATCACGCCGTGGAACTTCCCGCTGGCGATGGGCACCCGCAAGATCGGCCCGGCGCTAGCGGCCGGGTGCACCTGTGTCGTCAAGCCGGCTTCGCAGACCCCGCTGACGATGTTGCTGCTCGTGCAGATCCTGACGGAGTGCGGCTTGCCGGACGGGGTCGTCAACGTAGTCACCACCTCCCACACCGGCGAGGCGATGGGGACGTTGATGGCCGATTCTCGGCTGCGCAAAGTCACCTTCACCGGTTCGACGCCGGTGGGCCAGAAGCTCATCGAGCAGTCCGCCCAGCAGGTATTGAAAGTGTCGATGGAACTCGGCGGCAACGCGCCCTTCCTGGTCTTCGAGGACGCCGACCTCGACGAGGCGGTCGAGGGCGCGATGCTGGCCAAGATGCGCAACATCGGTGAGGCGTGCACGGCCGCCAACCGGTTCATCGTCCACGAATCGGTGGCCGAGGAATTCTCCGAACGGCTCGTGGAGCGCATGACGGCGATGAAGATCGGGCGCGGCACCGAGGAGGGCGTCACCGTCGGTCCGCTCATCGACGCCAAAGCTGTCGACGGTGTCCACGGGCTGGTCCAGGACGCGATCGACAAGGGCGCGACGCTGCGCTGCGGCGGCGAGCCGATGCCGGGCGCGGGTCACTTCTACCCGCCCACCGTGCTGCTGGATGTTCCCGCCGAAGCCGAGCTGGTCGCCGAGGAGATCTTCGGCCCGGTGGCCCCGATCCGCACCTTCGCCGATGAGGCCCAGGCCATCGAAATGGCCAATGCCAGCCGGTTCGGTCTCATCGGGTACGTCTTCACCCGCGATGTCTCCCGGGCAATCCGGGTCGCCGAGGCGCTGGAGTTCGGAATGGTCGGACTCAACGCGGGTGTGGTGTCCAACCCGGCTGCGCCCTTCGGTGGCGTCAAGCATTCCGGCCTGGGCCGTGAGGGCGGAGCCGAGGGCATCGAGGAGTACCTGGAGACCAAGTACATCGGCCTCAAACTCTGAGCGGCGTTCGTGCGCAGGCGGGTGCGGGCGCTCATGCCCGCACCCGGCGACGGGACAGCGCCAGTCAACGTGGGTCTGCCCGGGTACACCAACACCCATAGGCGCGGCGGCGGTGCCGGGTCGGCGCAGCAATGTGGTGAGTCGGCGCTGCCTGCCGCGAGCCCAGCCTGGCCTCCGCCGCCGGGACCAGGCCATACCTGGCGTGCGCGGGGCGCACCGGGAGCGTCGAACCGGAGGCGGTAGCGCGCCGCCGGCCCGGTCGGGTGGAACGATGTGCACATGACCGACTTACGCGACATCGTCGTCCTGGGCTCTACCGGCTCTATCGGGACCCAAGCGCTGGACATCGTGCGCCGCAATCCCGACCGGTTCCGTGTCGTGGCGTTGTCCGCAGGCGGTAGCGATCTGGATCTGCTTGCCCGCCAAGCCGTCGAGTTCGACGTGCCGCTGATCGCGGTCGCACGCGCGACCCGCGACGAACTCGACCAAGCGCTGTCCGCAGCGGTGCACACGCAGGGGACCAGCGCAGCCAAGGACTACCAACCCGACCTCGTCGTAGGCCGCTACGCAAGCACCATCGCGGCCGGGGCGCCCGCCGACGTGGTGCTCAACGGCATCACCGGCTCCATCGGCCTGCTGCCGACGCTGGCCGCTCTCGAATCAGGCGCAAGCCTGGCTCTGGCGAACAAAGAGTCACTCATCGTCGGCGGCCAACTCGTCACCTCCAAAGCGGCTCCGGGGCAGATCGTGCCGGTCGATTCGGAACATTCGGCCTTGGCTCAGGCCCTTCGCTCAGGTTCCTCCGACGAAGTGCGGCGACTGGTCGTGACGGCCAGCGGCGGTCCGTTCCGCGGTCGCAGCCGCGAACAGCTCGCCGATGTCACCCCGGCGCAGGCGTTGGCCCACCCGACCTGGGACATGGGCAAGGTTGTCACCACGAACTCGGCCACCCTGGTCAACAAGGGCCTGGAAGTGATCGAGGCGCACCTGCTGTTCGACATCCCGTTCGAGCGCATCGATGTCGTGGTCCACCCGCAGTCGATCGTGCACTCGATGGTGGAGTTCGTGGACGGCTCGACCCTGGCACAGGCTTCCCCGCCCGACATGCGCCTGCCCATCGCCCTTGGTTTGGGCTGGCCCGAGCGGGTACCTGAGGCAGCGCCTGGCTGCGACTGGAGCACCGCCTCGACCTGGGAGTTCTTCCCCCTGGACGAAGTGGCCTTCCCCGCTGTCGGGTTGGCGCGCCGGGTGGGCCAGGCCGGTGGCACCTATCCCGCGATCTACAACGCCGCCAACGAGGAGTGTGTCGAGGCCTTCCACGCCGGGGCCATCGGGTTCCTCGACATCGTCGACACCCTGGCCCGCGTGGTGGATGACTGGGAGGCCAGCACCGAGGTGGTGGCGAACAAAACCGAGGTGCGCGACGTTGAGACAGTGCTTGCAGCCGAGAGGTGGGCTCGAACCCATGCTCGCGGCGTGCTCGGATTGAAGCCGCTCGAGGATGACCACGTCTGACCAGGGGGACCAATGGGCCTGATGCTGTATCTGCTGGGCGTTCTTGCCATGGTGCTGGGCATCGGGGCTTCGATCGCGCTGCACGAGATCGGTCACCTGGTGCCGGCCAAACTGTTCGGAGTCAAATGCCGGCAGTACATGGTGGGGTTCGGTCCCACGATCTGGTCCCGGCGCCGGGGTGAGACCGAATACGGCATCAAGGCGATTCCGTTGGGTGGTTACGTGCGGATGATCGGGATGTTCCCGCCCCGCCCCAGCGACCCGGACGGAACTGTGCGGGCCTCCAGCACCGGCCGGTGGTCAGCGATGGTGGACGACGCTCGCAGCGCCGCGCTGGAAGAGATCGAGCCCGGCGACGAAGACCGGGTCTTCTATCGGTTGTCCACGCCGAAGAAGGTCGTCGTGATGCTGGGCGGCCCGGTGATGAACCTGCTGATCGGCGCGGTTCTCATCACCGGTCTGGTCACCATTCACGGTGTGGCAGAGGTTCGTGGGGCCGCCGTCGCCTCAGTTGCGCAGTGCATCACCCCGGCCACCCTCAGCGGTACCACTCCAGACTGCACGGGGCTACCGGCCAGCCCCGCCGCCCAAGCGGGACTGCGGGCCGCTGACCGGATCGAGTCCATCAACGGAAAACCGGTGACGACCCCGGTGGACGTCGGTGCTTTGGTGCGTCCGCACGCCGGGGAACCTGTGGCCATGGTCGTCCTACGCGACGGCGAGCGGGTACGGCTGAACGTGACGCCGGTCGCGACCCAGGTGCCCACCCTGAACGCCGAGGGAGAACCGGTACTGGACGCGGCTGGGAGCCCGGTGACGGAGAAGGTGGGCCTGATCGGCACCACGACGAGTCCGATCCTGGTCAACGTGCCGCAACCGATCGGGCAGGCTCCGCCGATGATCGCGGACATGGTCACCCGCACCGCCGGTGTGCTGCTGCGACTGCCGGAGAAGATGGTCGGCGTGTGGCAAGCTGCATTCGGTAGCCAGGCTCGCGACGTGGAAGGCCCGATGTCGGTCGTCGGGGTGGGGCGGCTAGCCGGGGAGAAGGCCTCGGGGATGAGCGTCGGACCCATGCTGGACCAGATCGAGCCGGTGCCGTTCCTGATCAACCTGCTGGCCAGCCTCAACATCGCGCTGTTCGTCTTCAACCTCATCCCACTCATGCCGCTGGATGGCGGACACGTGCTCGGCGCGCTCTGGGAAGGTCTGAAACGCACGATCGCCCGGGTTTTGCACCGCCCCGATCCTGGCTATGTCGACGTGGCCAAGGGCCTGCCGATCGCCTACGCCGTCTCCGTGGTGTTGATCATCATGTCGGTGCTCATCATCTACGCCGACATCGTCAAGCCGGTGCGGCTGTGAAGCGGACGACGGATCCGGCCCGGGGCCGGTGCACCCGGCCAGTGGTCGACCGCCCAGCGCGCCCTCATCACAGTGGGAGATACTGACCGTTATGAGCGTCTCTCTCGGCATGCCCTCCGTCCCGCCGCCTTCGATCACCACCGTGAGCCCTCGGCGGGTTTCCCGAAAGATCCGGGTCGGCAGCGTCGAAGTGGGCGGTGACGCGCCGGTCTCCGTGCAATCGATGACGACGACACCGACGACTGACATCAACGCCACGCTGCAACAGATCGCCGAGCTCACCGCGACCGGCTGCGACATCGTCCGAGTGGCATGCCCGAGCCAGGACGACGCTGAAGCGTTGCCCGCGATCGCGGCCAAAAGCCAGATCCCGGTCATCGCGGACATCCACTTCCAGCCCAAATACGTCTATGCCGCGATCGAAGCCGGGTGCGCGGCGGTCCGGGTCAATCCCGGCAACATTCGCAAGTTCGACGACCAGATCAAGCAGATCGCCCGCGAGGCCAAGGACGCCGGCGTGAGCATCCGCATCGGGGTGAACGCGGGCAGCCTCGACAAGCGCATGTACGAGAAGTACGGCAAGCCGACCGCTGAGGCACTCGTGGAGTCCGCGATGTGGGAGGCGAGCCTGTTCGAGGAGCACGATTTCCACGACTTCAAGATCAGCGTCAAGCACAACGACCCGGTGACGATGATCCGCGCCTACGAGATGCTCGCCGAGCGCGGTGATTGGCCGCTGCACCTCGGGGTGACCGAAGCCGGGCCCGCCTTCCAAGGAACGATCAAGTCCTCGGTGGCGTTCGGGGCGCTGCTCTCGCGCGGTATCGGTGACACCATTCGGGTTTCGTTGTCGGCCCCTCCGGTCGAGGAGGTCAAGGTCGGCAACCAGATCTTGCAGAGCCTGGGCCTGAAGCCGCGCAAGCTGGAGATCGTCAGCTGTCCGAGCTGCGGGCGCGCCCAGGTGGATGTGTACACCCTTGCTGAGCAGGTCACGGCCGGGCTTGAAGGCATGACGGTGCCGCTGCGGGTGGCGGTCATGGGATGCGTCGTGAACGGTCCGGGGGAGGCCCGCGAGGCTGACCTGGGAGTCGCTTCCGGTAACGGCAAGGGGCAGATCTTCGTCAGGGGCGAGGTCATCAAGACCGTCCCGGAGAGCCAGATCGTTGAAACGCTCATCGAGGAGGCCATGCGGCTGGCCGAGGAGATGGGCGAACCGGCCGAGGGAACTGACGGCCCCAGCGTGTCGGTGGGTTGATCGCGGCTTTGATCCATGACTGAGGCTCAGCCCGACGCGCTCGATTCGCCCCGACCGAGCAGGCCACCGGGCACACTGGTGGGCGTGCTGCGGGGAACTCGTGAGGTCAGGACGTTGGGGACGGCCGATCGGGAGGCTGCCCTGGAGCTGTGCGCGCTCGATCCTGCCGCCGGGGTATACGTGGCGGCTCGGATCGGCGAGGTCAACCTCGAGCAGGCCCGTGGCGCGTTGCTGGGCTACTTCCCGCAGGGGCGCTTGAGCGCGTTGTGCTGGGCATCGGCCAACATCGTGCCGGTGAACTGCGATGAGCAGGCCGCTGAAGCCTTCGCCCGTCAGCTGCGGCGCCACCAGCACCGGTACTCCTCCATCTTCGGCCCGCAACGCGCGGTCGAGGCGATGTGGCGGGTGCTGCAGGGCTCGTGGCGGGCGCCGCGGGAGATCCGTAACCCCCAATTGCTGATGGCGTTCCCTCCGGGGCAGGCCACCGGCGTCGCGCCCGATCCACGGGTGCGCCAGGCGGCATTCGCCGAACTGGACATTTTGGCTCCAGCGGCCGCAGCCATGTTCGAGGAGGAGATCGGCTACCCCCCGTTTAGGGACGTCGCCGGCCGCATCGGCTACCGCAACAACGTGCGCACCCTCATCTCCCGCGGACACAGCTTCGTGTTGGTTCAGGACGAGCAGGTGATCTTCAAAGCCGACATCGGCTCAGCCGGAGTGGGTGCGGCCCAGATCCAAGGAGTGTGGGTGGACCCGGCGATGCGCGGACGGGGGATCGCCGCCCCGGCAATGGCCGCAGTGGTCGAGCTCGCCTCGCAGGTCGCCCCGCTCGTGACGCTCTATGTCAACGACTTCAACCATCCGGCGATAGCCACCTACGAACGGGTCGGGTTCGACACCGTCGGCGCCTTCGCCACCATCCTGTTCTGAGTTCTGAGTTCTGAGTTCTGAGTTCTGAGTTCTCGGGCCTCGCGCCAGACTCGGGGTGCTCTCGATCCACTCGCGGCCGATTTCGAGTGGCCACGGGCGACCAGGCACGAACGCGGCGTGTGAAGGAGACCTTCACACGCCGCGTTCGATTGTCCCAAGGACCTCAGATCACTGATCGATGAGGGAGCCGGCGCTGTCGTTGGTGCCCTCGACCGTTTCTTCTTCTCGGCCCGGGGTGCGCAGATTCCACTTGCGGATGATGAAGCGGAAGAGCAGGTAGTACACGACCGCATAAATCAAGCCGATACCCACCAGCAGCCACGGCTGTTCCGAAATCCGCCAGTTGATGACCATGTCGGTCAATCCTGCTGAGAAGCTGAAACCCATCCGGATACCGAGGAAGTTGACGATCGCCAGCGACAACCCGGTAAGGAGGGCGTGCACTACATACAGCGGGAACGCCACGAACATGAACGCGAACTCCAACGGTTCGGTGATCCCGGTCAGCACGGCCGTCAACGCGACCGAGAGCATCAGGCCGGTGGTGGCCTTCTTCGCCGCAGGCTTGGCCTCGTGGGCGATGGCCAACGCGGCAGCCGGCAGACCGAACATCATCACCGGGAAGAACCCGGTCATGTAGGCACCGGCGGTCGAGTCGCCAGAAAGGAACCGGGCGATATCGCCGTGCACGACCACGCCGGCGCTGTTGGTGAAGTCACCGAGGATGAACCACGGCACCGAGTTGAGAATGTGGTGCAGACCCAGCGGGATGAGCAACCGGTTTGCGGTGCCGTAAACGAAACCGCCCAAGACGGCGTTCTGGCCCACCCACTCACCGACCCCGGTGAGGACGGCGTTGAACGCCGGGTAGGTGAAGGAGAGCAGCACCGACAGGATCAGCGCACCGAACGCGGTGATGATCGGTACGAAACGGCGCCCGCCGAAGAAGGCCAGGTACGCGGGGAGTTTGATGCGGTGGTAGCGCTGCCACAAGAAAGCGGCCAGCAGGCCGATGAGGATGCCGCCGAGGACACCGAAGTTGATGAGTTGCTGCTCTTCGCCATCGGCGGGGGCGCCGAGAATGGCGGGGCTCATCGCGTCGCCCACCGCTTTGAAGGTGAGGTAACCCACTACGGCTGCCAGCGCCGTGGAGCCGTCGGACTTCTTGGCCATGCCGATGGCGATGCCGAGCGCGAACAGCAGCGGCAGGTTTGCGAACAGGGCGTTACCCGCCGCCATGATGACCGGAGCTGCGGTGGTGAAGCCCAGCCCGTCCGCCCCGAGCATGTCGGGGGAGCCCAAACGCAGCATGAGACCGGCCACGGGCAGCGCCGCAATCGGCAGCATGAGGCTTCGGCCGAACTTCTGAACAGGGGCGAGATTGACCTTTGGCCTCTTGCTTGGGGGCGGCGAAGCTGCCGCGTCCGCAGTGCTCATGGAGTGTTTCCTTTCTGTGGCGGGGCAAACCCCCGCGCGTGGGTGCGCTCGCTCGCCATCGAAAGGTCGAGCGACATGTGGACGCGGTAACGGTCACCGCGATACAGACTGGTCATCATTTCCAACGGGCGCCGCTGTGAGCACGATTGCCGATCGAAAGCGAGAACTGGATGACCCTCAGGGACCTCCAGGCAGCGTGCCTGGTGGCCCGCGACGGTGCGTGCATAGGCGAGTTGTTCAGCGGTGTCTACGGTGAGGCCGTAGTCGGCGGCGAACGTCTCATACAGCGAGGCTGCCGGATCCATCTGGTCCAGGCCGGGAGTCAGCGCCGCGTTATACCAACCGATCTCGTAGGCCATCGGTTCGCCGTCAGCGAGCCGAAGCCGTTCCAGGAGCCAATGCGGTTCGGTGGGCGGGCTCTGGAAGAACGCCGCGACCCGCGCCGGTGGGCGCTCACGGGTGAGGCTGAGCTGCATGGTTGCGGGCAGGTGTCCGCGTTTGCGCATGTCCTGGGTGAAGGAGGCCAGATGCAGGTGGGAATCGATGCGCTGCGGAGCCACGAAGGTGCCGCGTCCGGGGCTGCGCACCAACACGCCCTCGGTGACCAGATCCCCGATGGCCCGACGGATCGTCGCGCGGGAGACCTCGAACGTCGCCATGAGTTCGCGCTCGGAGGGGATGGCGTCGTCGGCGCGTAGTTGCGTGTGGCACAGGTGCTCCAGCGCCTCCCGAACCTGGGAGTGCTTGGGCATCGCGCCTCGACCCGCCGCGGTGCGCAACTCCATCGTCGACTCCATCGCCCTATGGCCCCACCGTCACTGGTCTGGACTGGTACGGTCCAGTCGTGTGACTGTGCGCCCGCGGGCGCGGAACTGTCAAGCGAGTCGCAACAGTTTCGTATGAGGCGGGCACGTCGCACACTGGGACCAACGTGCCGAGGCGACGGACTTCGGTCGGAGCGAAGGGACGCATCATGACCAAGGCGGAACAGATCCTCGCCGGGCTCGGCGGGGCTGAGAACATCGTTGAGATCGAGCCGTGCATCACTCGGCTGCGCACCCAGGTGAAGGACGCGTCGCTGGTCGATGCTGCTGCGCTGAAGGCTGCCGGGGCGCATGGCGTCGTCGAGGCCGGCCAGATCATCCAGGTCGTCGTCGGTCCTGAGGCAGACAACCTGGCTGAAGACATCGAGGACTTGATGTGATCGAGGTCGTCGCGCCCTGCGCCGGGCAGGTAGGCAAGCTGGCTGACGTGGCCGATCCGGTCTTCGCGGCTGAGATGGTGGGCTCCGGAATCAGCATCGACCCGCCCCGGGAGCCGATCACCGCGGTCGCACCCGTGGCCGGCACGGTAGTCAAAGCCCACCCGCACGCGATGGCCATTCAGGCCGCGGACGGCAGCGGCGTGTTGGTCCACCTCGGACTGGACACTGTGCAACTGCACGGCGAGGGCTTCGAGGTCCTTATTCAGGAGAAGGCCCAGGTGCGCAGCGGGGAGCCCTTGGTGCGTTGGAACCCGGCTGAGGTCGAAGCCGGCGGACGCGACCCGATGGTGCTGCTGTGTGTGCTGGACACCGCGCCCGGCGCGGTCCACTGCGAGCGCATCGGGGAGCAGGTGAGCTCCGGTGAGGCGGTGTTCACCTGGGGCGACTGAGGCTCGCTTCGACCATCCCATCCGCACGTCGAACCCGATACGCGGTGGCGACATGCCCGGTCCGCGGCGGCGAGGGGTTGCGCTGCGGATATCCTCAGCGCAGATCGCATCACCATCTCTGAGGAGTTCACCGTGTCTGTGCAGCGCCTGTCGTCCCTATTCGTGCGGACCCTGCGCGAAGACCCCGCCGATGCGGAGATGCCCGGTCACAAACTCCTCGTCCGCGCCGGGTATGTGCGTCGGGTCGCCCCCGGGGTGTACACCTGGCTACCGCTAGGGCTGCGGGTGCTGCGCAAGGTCGAGGGGATCGTCCGGGAAGAGATGGACGCGATGGGCGCCCAGGAGCTGTCCTTTCCGGCGCTGCTTCCCCGTGAGCCCTATGAGGCCACCAACAGGTGGACCGAATATGGCTCCAACCTGTTCCGGCTGGTGGACCGCAAGGGCGCCGACATGCTGCTCGGGCCGACTCATGAAGAGATGTTCACCCTCGCAGTCAAGGACATGTACTCCTCGTACAAGGACCTGCCGCTGGCGCTCTACCAGATCCAGACCAAGTACCGCGACGAAGCGCGGCCGAGAGCTGGCCTGCTGCGCGGCCGCGAGTTCATCATGAAGGACTCCTACAGCTTCGACATCGACGACGCCGGCCTGGAGGCCTCCTACCAGCGCCACCGCGAGGCCTACATCAAGATCTTTGATCGGCTGGGCTTCGAATACGTCATCGTCAAAGCGACCTCTGGCGCAATGGGCGGCAGCGCCAGCGAGGAGTTCCTGGCGGTCTCGGAGTTCGGTGAGGACACCTTCGTGCGCTGCGACGAGACCGGCTACGCGGCCAATGTGGAGGCGGTCGAGGTTCCTCCGGCGCCGGAGGTTCCCCAGGACGTGGTGGCCGCTATCCCGGCAGCTAGCGATGTCGAGACGCCCGACACCCCGACCATCGATTCGCTCGTCGCGTTCTTGAACGAGAAGCACCCTCGCTCCGACGCTCGCCCCTGGGGCGCCGCGGACACGTTGAAGAACGTCGTCGTCGCGCTGGTGCACCCGGACGGGCGCCGCGAGCTGCTCGCGATCGGT
Protein-coding regions in this window:
- a CDS encoding PTS sugar transporter subunit IIA, which translates into the protein MIEVVAPCAGQVGKLADVADPVFAAEMVGSGISIDPPREPITAVAPVAGTVVKAHPHAMAIQAADGSGVLVHLGLDTVQLHGEGFEVLIQEKAQVRSGEPLVRWNPAEVEAGGRDPMVLLCVLDTAPGAVHCERIGEQVSSGEAVFTWGD
- a CDS encoding proline--tRNA ligase, producing MSVQRLSSLFVRTLREDPADAEMPGHKLLVRAGYVRRVAPGVYTWLPLGLRVLRKVEGIVREEMDAMGAQELSFPALLPREPYEATNRWTEYGSNLFRLVDRKGADMLLGPTHEEMFTLAVKDMYSSYKDLPLALYQIQTKYRDEARPRAGLLRGREFIMKDSYSFDIDDAGLEASYQRHREAYIKIFDRLGFEYVIVKATSGAMGGSASEEFLAVSEFGEDTFVRCDETGYAANVEAVEVPPAPEVPQDVVAAIPAASDVETPDTPTIDSLVAFLNEKHPRSDARPWGAADTLKNVVVALVHPDGRRELLAIGLPGDRQVDAKRLEAQVAPAEISETTEADFAAHPELVRGYIGPASLGLRGEGEEQRGVRYLLDPRVGLGSAWVTGAGRAGYHVINLVHGRDFTADGYIQAAEVRDGDTSPDGAGVLRTARGIEMGHIFQLGRKYAEALGLQVLDVNGKLVTVTMGSYGIGVSRAVAAIAESNCDEAGLIWPRNVAPADVHLVATGKDAAIFEAAADLSQQLSAAGLDVIYDDRPKVSPGVKFKDAEILGVPTIVVVGRGLVDGVVEIKDRRSGVRREVAVDSLVPEIRAEVASD
- a CDS encoding glucose PTS transporter subunit EIIB, which codes for MTKAEQILAGLGGAENIVEIEPCITRLRTQVKDASLVDAAALKAAGAHGVVEAGQIIQVVVGPEADNLAEDIEDLM